One genomic segment of Deltaproteobacteria bacterium includes these proteins:
- a CDS encoding glycosyltransferase family 39 protein, with the protein MHETLTTIPTEDTEQRAPLPPLGRERVWRTEIPHLVILTFLCLTLFFFNLGSRPLWDIDEGMHAATSKDMVLTGDWITPKLNGENFYDKPILYNWLAAVSFLVFGFTAFAARLPAALLGLGSVMVTYLLGRRIGGPTLGLLSGVALATNIEFIILSRNVIHDISLAFFVTLALVSFYRAFASEKQRTALLLLFYVSCGFAVLAKGPLGLLLPALVIGLFLIIKRRLAFIREMKMGWGVLVFLAVAAPWYVLISLKNSDYGYYFFIEQNLMRFLSPEAHHSQPFYYYFPVLLGGFLPWSWALPLALVRSFRKGLRNMPEGTLFVTLWFAVVFVFFSTASSKLSTYILPLFPAASLLVGMLWQELLETPTPALHRGVLLSFLPLVGILLGAVFYFQIHPFGELQSGFGVDLDRLNALLLLLLGGAGAALFLLFTRSYRAFFGTSAGLMALAFLFIVVAILPSVNPYRSTRGLAQELDRLVPPGEKLVFFEKLKDSALFYTDRKALVLDTPQQLMDYLASPKRVFCIIEKESLDELEKLGQMPYVIDQEGDKLIISNRKPT; encoded by the coding sequence ATGCACGAAACCCTCACAACGATTCCGACCGAAGATACCGAGCAGAGGGCACCTCTCCCTCCCTTGGGACGGGAAAGAGTCTGGCGGACCGAGATTCCTCATCTCGTGATTCTGACCTTTCTCTGCCTCACCCTCTTCTTCTTCAACCTCGGAAGCCGGCCCCTGTGGGATATAGACGAGGGGATGCATGCCGCCACATCCAAGGATATGGTCCTGACCGGAGACTGGATCACCCCGAAGCTCAACGGGGAGAACTTCTACGACAAGCCCATACTGTACAATTGGCTTGCAGCTGTCTCCTTTCTGGTCTTCGGCTTCACCGCCTTTGCAGCCCGCCTGCCTGCGGCCCTTCTCGGTTTGGGATCCGTTATGGTCACCTATCTCCTGGGGAGAAGAATCGGCGGCCCGACCCTGGGACTGCTGAGCGGTGTGGCTCTGGCCACGAACATCGAGTTCATCATACTCTCCAGAAATGTGATCCACGACATCTCCTTGGCCTTCTTTGTCACACTGGCCCTTGTCTCTTTCTATCGGGCCTTTGCAAGCGAGAAGCAAAGGACGGCCCTACTCCTCCTCTTCTATGTCTCGTGCGGCTTCGCCGTCTTGGCCAAGGGGCCCCTCGGCCTTCTGCTGCCAGCCCTCGTCATCGGCCTCTTCCTGATCATCAAGAGGAGACTGGCCTTTATCAGAGAGATGAAGATGGGTTGGGGCGTCCTCGTATTTCTCGCCGTCGCCGCCCCGTGGTACGTCCTGATCAGCCTGAAAAACAGCGACTACGGCTACTACTTCTTCATCGAGCAGAACCTGATGCGCTTTCTCTCGCCAGAGGCCCACCACAGCCAGCCCTTCTACTACTACTTCCCGGTTCTTTTGGGAGGGTTTCTCCCGTGGTCCTGGGCCCTGCCCCTGGCGCTGGTCCGTTCTTTTCGGAAAGGCCTCAGAAACATGCCCGAGGGAACCCTTTTCGTCACCCTCTGGTTTGCCGTGGTTTTTGTCTTTTTCTCCACTGCCAGTTCCAAGCTCTCCACTTACATCCTGCCCCTGTTTCCAGCCGCCTCCCTGCTTGTGGGAATGCTCTGGCAGGAGTTGCTCGAGACCCCCACACCGGCACTCCACAGGGGAGTCCTCCTCTCCTTCCTCCCCCTTGTAGGGATCCTCCTCGGGGCCGTATTCTACTTTCAGATTCACCCCTTTGGGGAGTTGCAATCCGGTTTCGGGGTTGACCTGGATCGTCTCAACGCTCTGCTTCTCTTGCTGTTGGGAGGGGCCGGGGCGGCGCTGTTTCTTCTGTTCACAAGAAGCTACAGGGCCTTCTTCGGAACCTCGGCAGGACTCATGGCCCTTGCCTTCCTCTTCATCGTGGTGGCGATACTCCCATCGGTCAACCCCTATCGGTCCACCAGGGGACTGGCCCAAGAGTTGGATCGGCTCGTCCCGCCGGGCGAAAAACTGGTATTCTTCGAAAAACTCAAGGACTCGGCCCTGTTCTATACCGATCGAAAGGCCCTTGTCCTTGACACTCCCCAACAGTTGATGGATTATTTGGCTTCACCCAAGAGAGTCTTCTGTATCATCGAGAAGGAGTCTCTCGATGAGCTTGAGAAACTCGGGCAGATGCCTTATGTTATCGACCAGGAAGGCGACAAGCTGATAATATCGAACAGGAAACCGACCTGA
- a CDS encoding polyprenol monophosphomannose synthase: MRAFVTIPTFNESSNIERLIREIRGRNQRMGIVVADDDSPDGTWKIVEKISKSDPRVFLLRRRENKGRGAAGVDAFRFALKQQADVVIEMDGDFSHDPKYIPAFLERIRDFDLVIGSRSVPQGRDLRRSRLRKAITYLSSLYARSVLGLPIRDCNSGYRCFRREVLEAINLDSVRSTGPSIVQELLYKAYLHGFSIAEMPIVFSERQAGKSNLNLSRLLQGFFMVLKLRWLHLLGRLQNSQPQ, from the coding sequence ATGAGAGCCTTTGTGACGATCCCGACATTCAACGAAAGCAGCAACATTGAAAGGCTGATCAGAGAGATCCGCGGCCGGAACCAGAGGATGGGAATCGTTGTGGCCGACGACGACTCCCCTGACGGAACCTGGAAGATCGTGGAGAAGATCTCAAAGAGTGATCCCCGGGTTTTTCTCCTGAGGCGGAGGGAAAACAAGGGGAGAGGGGCCGCGGGTGTGGATGCCTTTCGATTCGCCCTCAAGCAACAGGCCGACGTGGTGATCGAGATGGACGGAGACTTCTCCCATGACCCGAAATACATTCCGGCCTTTCTCGAAAGGATCCGAGACTTCGACCTAGTCATCGGGTCGAGGTCTGTTCCTCAAGGCCGAGACCTGCGAAGGTCACGTCTCCGGAAAGCCATCACCTACCTCTCGTCTCTTTACGCCAGGTCTGTGCTCGGCCTGCCCATCAGGGACTGCAACTCGGGGTATCGGTGCTTCCGAAGAGAGGTACTGGAAGCCATAAACCTCGATTCGGTCCGTTCCACCGGCCCCTCTATCGTCCAGGAGTTGCTCTACAAGGCCTATCTACACGGTTTTTCCATCGCCGAGATGCCCATCGTTTTTTCGGAAAGGCAGGCGGGCAAGTCAAACCTGAATCTCTCGAGGCTCCTCCAGGGCTTCTTCATGGTTCTCAAGCTGAGGTGGCTTCATCTCCTCGGTAGACTCCAAAACTCACAGCCCCAGTAG
- a CDS encoding glycosyltransferase family 9 protein, translating to MSVPLPSEWLISTMNRNAPRGPERRTVKPDCRYFIGDRPCTFHKAEGVTCGDCDHYSPVKMRILVIKLGAMGDVLRTTSILPALDRKYRGPHITWVTEDESLDLLKDNPMVDSLMGLGTGSLARIQVEAFDLVINPEAARESAALASVVRAKEKKGFGLSPKGSVFPFNPEAEEIFHMGLMDDLKRSNEKTYEELLCRLSGLPYERIPPILRLTDDEIRFAEEFRSTTGIETDRPVVGINTGGGGRWPLKRWTIDGFAELARRLLRDPGTQVLILGGPAEAEINRQILSRLGGEAVDGGCFNPPMRFAGLVNLCDVVVTGDSLALHVGLALRRRVVALFGPTSEAEVDLYGLGTKISAPMDCLCCYRQECDKSPNCMESIPVDRVYRAVQEQLGFLETESHESLCDDPDIQRKQQH from the coding sequence ATGTCTGTTCCGTTGCCGTCGGAGTGGCTGATCTCGACCATGAATCGCAACGCCCCCAGAGGTCCGGAAAGAAGAACCGTCAAGCCCGACTGCCGGTATTTCATCGGGGACAGGCCCTGCACTTTTCATAAGGCCGAAGGCGTTACGTGCGGGGACTGTGACCATTACAGCCCCGTCAAGATGCGAATCCTGGTAATCAAGCTGGGGGCCATGGGAGACGTTCTCAGGACAACCTCGATTCTCCCGGCCCTGGACAGAAAGTACAGGGGGCCTCACATCACATGGGTGACTGAAGATGAGTCTCTTGATCTTCTCAAGGACAATCCCATGGTGGACAGTCTGATGGGCCTGGGAACGGGCAGCCTGGCAAGGATCCAGGTCGAGGCGTTCGACCTGGTGATCAACCCGGAGGCGGCCAGGGAGAGTGCGGCCCTGGCCTCCGTCGTAAGGGCTAAGGAGAAGAAAGGATTCGGCCTGTCGCCGAAAGGATCGGTCTTCCCCTTCAACCCAGAGGCAGAAGAGATCTTTCACATGGGGCTGATGGACGATTTGAAGCGGAGCAACGAGAAGACGTACGAAGAACTCCTCTGCCGGCTCTCCGGCTTGCCTTACGAGAGGATCCCCCCGATTCTCCGCCTGACGGACGACGAAATCCGGTTTGCGGAGGAGTTTCGCTCGACCACGGGGATCGAGACAGACAGGCCGGTCGTGGGTATCAATACAGGAGGCGGAGGCCGCTGGCCTCTGAAGCGCTGGACGATTGACGGGTTTGCCGAGCTGGCAAGGAGGCTCTTGCGCGACCCGGGTACCCAGGTTCTTATCCTGGGAGGCCCCGCAGAGGCAGAAATCAACAGACAGATCCTGTCACGACTCGGTGGAGAAGCGGTTGACGGGGGCTGTTTCAACCCTCCCATGAGGTTCGCGGGCTTGGTAAATCTGTGCGATGTGGTGGTCACCGGTGACAGTCTGGCCCTTCATGTGGGCCTTGCCCTGCGGAGAAGAGTGGTAGCCCTTTTCGGCCCCACCTCAGAAGCCGAGGTCGATCTCTACGGGCTGGGGACGAAGATATCCGCTCCCATGGATTGCCTCTGCTGCTACCGGCAGGAATGTGACAAGTCCCCGAACTGCATGGAGAGCATCCCCGTAGACAGGGTCTACCGAGCCGTGCAAGAGCAGCTGGGTTTTCTGGAAACCGAATCTCATGAGAGCCTTTGTGACGATCCCGACATTCAACGAAAGCAGCAACATTGA
- a CDS encoding phosphatase PAP2 family protein has product MEEFLLVILAAVLVFSVWGFLGVLQDVVMKDPLVRADQAVYHFLQSLRNPWGDSVFVAITELGDWLVSGSVAAAVFLVLLLNRCRRSAGYWAAVLAGGACAVRILKWALHLPRPTPVYHGISAFGFPSGHAAMGLILYGFLAIVIARSLRGMMRRWFFAAAFLISFALAFSRLYLGVHWLSDVLGGILFASAWTALAGIGYLKGRPEAVPARLLGLAVIGVVATVGLWHVADRHSHDLAFYAPRRLVKVIDSKAWLTWAWQQLPAWRIDLGGAREEPLTIQFAGRPESLARYLISKGWHHPPPLNMRILLAALSPDVEMRNLPSLPRLHDGRLETMLLLRDEGQKRLALRLWPTDMQLRGGRGPVWVGTVEIQSADRIAGLITLPRNTGDYARPLQILSKTLNGRFLVREVFRGDAGVPARTGRVLLIMEMKKSSASLHDGSISGGL; this is encoded by the coding sequence GTGGAAGAATTTCTCCTGGTCATTCTCGCCGCCGTCCTCGTCTTTTCCGTATGGGGATTTCTCGGAGTCCTCCAAGACGTGGTCATGAAGGATCCTCTGGTACGGGCCGACCAGGCCGTCTACCATTTCCTCCAGTCCCTGAGGAATCCATGGGGAGACTCCGTATTTGTAGCCATAACGGAGTTGGGCGATTGGCTGGTCAGTGGCTCGGTTGCCGCGGCCGTATTCCTCGTGCTGCTCCTGAACCGGTGCCGGCGGTCCGCGGGATACTGGGCCGCCGTCCTGGCAGGAGGAGCATGTGCCGTCCGAATCCTCAAATGGGCACTCCACCTGCCCAGACCCACCCCGGTCTACCACGGCATTTCCGCCTTTGGTTTTCCAAGCGGACACGCGGCCATGGGCCTCATTCTGTACGGTTTTCTCGCCATAGTGATCGCAAGGAGTCTCCGGGGCATGATGCGCAGGTGGTTCTTTGCAGCCGCTTTCCTGATCTCTTTTGCCCTCGCCTTTTCCCGCCTCTATCTCGGGGTTCACTGGCTTTCAGATGTCCTCGGTGGAATTCTCTTTGCCTCGGCCTGGACAGCCCTGGCGGGCATTGGCTACCTCAAGGGGAGGCCCGAGGCTGTTCCTGCCCGGCTTCTCGGTCTCGCCGTCATCGGAGTCGTTGCGACCGTGGGTCTGTGGCACGTGGCGGACCGCCACAGCCACGACCTTGCCTTCTACGCTCCTCGCCGTCTGGTAAAAGTGATCGATTCCAAGGCTTGGCTCACCTGGGCCTGGCAGCAACTGCCTGCCTGGCGCATCGACCTTGGGGGAGCCAGGGAGGAACCCCTCACTATCCAGTTCGCCGGCCGACCTGAATCACTGGCTAGATACCTGATTTCAAAAGGGTGGCACCACCCACCTCCTCTCAACATGAGGATCCTGCTCGCCGCCCTTTCTCCCGATGTAGAGATGCGAAACCTCCCCTCTCTGCCCCGTCTTCACGATGGACGCCTCGAAACCATGCTCCTCCTCCGTGACGAAGGACAGAAGCGGCTCGCTCTCAGGTTGTGGCCCACAGACATGCAACTGAGAGGCGGCAGAGGACCGGTCTGGGTCGGAACCGTGGAGATCCAGAGCGCGGACAGAATCGCCGGCTTGATCACTCTGCCGCGAAACACGGGTGACTACGCACGCCCACTGCAAATCCTGTCAAAGACTCTCAATGGCAGGTTCCTGGTCCGTGAGGTCTTTCGCGGGGACGCAGGGGTTCCCGCCCGGACAGGGCGCGTGCTCTTGATCATGGAGATGAAGAAATCTTCAGCTTCCCTTCACGACGGATCAATCTCGGGGGGCCTATGA
- a CDS encoding DedA family protein: MHLQDLLTIITNNPHAAYFVILLVSFSESLAFVGLLVPGTMIMFGVGAVVSTGALSLKPTLIAAAIGAVGGDGASYWLGRHYRERLRNLWPFRRHPRMLTGGESFFRRYGAKSAFLGRFVGPLRPVIPIVAGMLDMPPLKFALVNVISAIGWAFAYTMPGVFFRYISGLCRGDQCQAGRACPCCSGRSVGIRVELQEIDHPLGAFRSQVYSSPPGLGPIRYTRSRG; the protein is encoded by the coding sequence ATGCACTTGCAAGACCTCTTGACCATCATCACAAACAACCCTCATGCCGCGTATTTCGTGATCCTCCTCGTATCCTTTTCCGAGTCCCTGGCATTTGTCGGACTTCTGGTCCCCGGGACCATGATCATGTTCGGGGTCGGTGCTGTCGTCTCGACGGGCGCCCTCTCGCTCAAACCCACGCTGATCGCCGCTGCCATCGGAGCGGTGGGAGGCGACGGAGCGAGCTATTGGTTGGGCCGACACTACCGCGAACGGTTGAGAAACCTCTGGCCCTTCAGGCGCCACCCTCGAATGCTGACCGGGGGCGAGTCCTTCTTCCGCAGATACGGGGCAAAAAGCGCCTTCCTCGGCAGATTTGTCGGCCCCCTGAGGCCTGTGATCCCCATCGTGGCCGGCATGCTCGATATGCCGCCCCTGAAGTTCGCCCTGGTCAATGTCATTTCAGCGATCGGCTGGGCTTTTGCCTACACCATGCCCGGAGTGTTTTTTCGGTACATCTCTGGCCTTTGCCGGGGCGATCAGTGCCAGGCTGGCCGTGCTTGCCCTTGTTGTAGTGGCCGGAGTGTGGGGATTCGTGTGGAGCTTCAGGAGATTGATCATCCTCTTGGAGCATTTCGGTCCCAGGTGTACTCAAGCCCTCCAGGACTGGGCCCTATCCGATACACCCGCTCGCGGGGTTAA
- a CDS encoding flippase-like domain-containing protein, whose translation MTFPDPLPQETERAYLAGQGKKPTGSLGHPQKSRFPTRLLSYVLLALAFASISILSLVFVYHHVAGRSYFLKLDIFPRSTIIRVIVLLFFYHLFDALRFSYILKTLNARVPFRYLIKLVFINIFISNITPFATGGGFAQIYFLNKAGVSVGAATAATTIRTILAMIFLFTITPVVILTEKNLAAILPARSLFSYLSLLPMIYLFALYMITLQNKMIKRFLYGFLGRLRNANLISPETSQRVAFRIFREINAFSRSIKIFLSGERSYAFAAVLSTLLFLLALFMFSVVLISGLHYEISPFSVISFQVVIAFIMYFAPTPGATGVAEGGYALLFSHFVKKSDIVSLTFAWRFLTVYIGMIVGGLIFYMEIRKGYQKRKTDRESIRSGHHPGRPARPFP comes from the coding sequence ATGACATTTCCGGACCCACTCCCCCAGGAAACCGAGAGAGCCTACCTGGCGGGGCAGGGTAAGAAACCGACCGGTTCCCTGGGTCACCCTCAAAAGAGCAGATTCCCTACCAGATTGCTGAGTTACGTGCTTCTAGCCCTGGCATTTGCCTCTATCTCCATACTGTCGCTTGTGTTTGTCTACCACCACGTGGCCGGCAGAAGCTACTTCCTGAAACTCGACATATTCCCGCGCAGCACAATCATCCGGGTCATTGTTCTTCTGTTTTTCTACCACCTCTTCGATGCTCTCCGCTTCTCATATATCCTGAAAACCTTGAATGCCCGAGTTCCGTTCAGATACCTGATCAAGCTGGTATTCATCAATATATTCATTTCAAACATTACCCCTTTTGCAACGGGCGGAGGTTTCGCGCAGATATATTTCCTGAACAAGGCAGGGGTTTCGGTTGGAGCGGCCACGGCAGCGACGACGATAAGGACTATCCTCGCCATGATCTTCTTGTTTACCATCACCCCCGTGGTCATCCTGACGGAGAAAAATCTGGCGGCCATACTCCCCGCAAGAAGTCTGTTTTCCTATTTATCCCTCCTCCCGATGATATATCTATTTGCCCTGTACATGATTACATTGCAGAACAAGATGATAAAGCGCTTTCTCTATGGTTTCCTGGGCAGGCTTAGGAATGCCAACCTGATTTCCCCCGAGACATCTCAGAGGGTGGCTTTCCGGATTTTCAGGGAAATCAACGCCTTTTCCCGGAGCATAAAGATCTTTCTCAGCGGAGAACGGAGCTACGCCTTTGCGGCTGTCCTGTCCACCCTTTTGTTTCTCCTTGCTCTTTTTATGTTCTCGGTCGTGCTCATCTCCGGTCTCCACTACGAGATATCTCCCTTTTCTGTCATTTCATTCCAGGTGGTAATTGCATTCATCATGTATTTTGCGCCTACACCGGGGGCCACCGGTGTGGCAGAGGGGGGCTATGCCCTTCTCTTCTCTCACTTCGTCAAGAAGTCGGATATCGTATCCCTGACCTTTGCCTGGAGGTTTCTTACGGTTTACATAGGAATGATAGTCGGGGGATTAATCTTCTATATGGAAATCAGGAAAGGCTACCAGAAGCGAAAAACTGACCGGGAATCTATCCGATCCGGCCATCATCCTGGACGGCCCGCTCGGCCCTTTCCATGA
- a CDS encoding isoprenylcysteine carboxylmethyltransferase family protein, translating into MHVEKCGRWLFRRGGELEIPFILAVLVLLRPRYPLGSHWFDEFTDIIGYLVMLGGVWIRVWAIGYRKAGISQRRGREIKSSELLTDGLYAYVRNPLYLGNLVIALGLTVIFSNPWLVLVLLAYLIYYNLIIRAEEDHLTRQFGETCLAYKRRTPRLLPAIRKGERNRPARRFDWNEVVRKEKDLFLAATLAPIAIEIYEDILHEGWVQFHTHDLGEVVVFLVASALAALLWTLVRQQKKRRLI; encoded by the coding sequence ATGCATGTTGAGAAATGCGGGCGGTGGCTTTTTCGACGAGGAGGGGAGCTGGAAATCCCCTTCATATTGGCGGTACTCGTGCTACTGCGGCCCCGCTATCCACTCGGCTCCCATTGGTTTGATGAATTCACAGATATCATAGGCTACTTGGTCATGCTGGGCGGGGTGTGGATTCGGGTTTGGGCAATCGGCTACAGAAAGGCCGGGATCAGTCAAAGAAGGGGCAGAGAGATCAAGAGCTCAGAACTCCTCACTGACGGTCTTTACGCATATGTCCGAAACCCTCTCTACCTCGGCAACCTTGTAATAGCTCTCGGGCTCACGGTCATCTTTTCGAACCCATGGCTGGTACTGGTTCTGTTGGCCTATCTGATCTATTACAACCTGATCATAAGGGCCGAAGAAGATCACCTCACTAGGCAGTTCGGGGAGACCTGTCTCGCATACAAGCGCAGGACACCACGACTCCTCCCGGCGATCCGTAAGGGAGAGAGGAATCGCCCGGCCCGCAGATTTGACTGGAACGAGGTGGTGAGGAAGGAAAAGGACCTGTTTCTGGCTGCCACCCTGGCCCCGATTGCCATTGAGATCTACGAAGACATCCTCCATGAGGGCTGGGTGCAATTCCACACCCATGATCTTGGAGAAGTGGTCGTCTTCCTAGTTGCTTCCGCCCTGGCCGCACTCCTGTGGACATTGGTGAGACAGCAGAAAAAGAGACGCCTTATCTAG
- a CDS encoding glycosyltransferase family 39 protein, producing the protein MFGYKEKTTAYGLLLIAVLVPLFALGLSNHGLWTPDEPRVAEIGREMALTGNWAVPTLNRKPFLEKPPLYFWSVALTFRVFHVVSDRVARIPSAVFGIGGAVGVFFLAAMLFGPRVGFISAFVTATSFEYFRAAHWLIVDSALACFVIWAMTSFMAAYLSQARGRRLLFYIFFYLFCGLAFLSKGLIGLAFPGVGVLVFLAFEKDLKEIWKMQPWIGIAILAALSLPWLLALWHQGGGPYLDVFLLKNNLLRFLPGGTSGHHKPFYYYFTHLPGSFLPWSILLVPVLYRSFGRSQGSPAPSGPGLLFMKCWSVSGFALLSLASTKRGIYLLPILAPFSILTALWIESILRSRPPSRGERIFLWGLALVLLGAGLVLGPMTFYLSSEMGFLWAAHAVLVIGLSGVTLKFLRKAEMDRFWIGTHGTVLALLIFVLLWILPPVDRYKSFASFCREVKEAVGADTPLYGYKPDETLRGVVPFYTGRYIEEIGDDRVLADTLSREDPVFVVAMDKRGVREREIFSSGRVYLLLDRKVGDRRTCLLFTNRKNRGVKKDSSWIETTVSERP; encoded by the coding sequence GTGTTCGGCTACAAGGAAAAAACCACTGCATACGGGCTGCTTCTCATTGCGGTACTTGTTCCCCTTTTCGCCCTCGGCCTGTCCAACCACGGCCTGTGGACGCCGGACGAGCCCAGGGTGGCGGAGATCGGGCGGGAGATGGCTCTCACCGGGAACTGGGCCGTCCCCACCCTGAACCGGAAGCCCTTTCTGGAGAAGCCCCCCCTCTACTTCTGGTCCGTGGCTCTGACCTTCAGGGTCTTCCACGTCGTGTCGGACAGGGTGGCCAGGATACCTTCTGCTGTTTTCGGGATTGGAGGAGCGGTGGGGGTCTTCTTTTTGGCGGCGATGCTTTTCGGTCCGAGAGTAGGCTTTATTTCCGCTTTCGTCACGGCCACAAGCTTCGAGTATTTCAGGGCGGCCCACTGGCTGATTGTGGACAGTGCCCTGGCATGCTTTGTCATTTGGGCCATGACCTCTTTCATGGCGGCGTATCTTTCGCAAGCAAGAGGACGGAGACTTCTCTTTTACATCTTTTTCTATCTCTTCTGCGGTTTGGCATTTCTCTCCAAGGGCCTCATAGGCCTCGCCTTTCCCGGGGTGGGGGTGCTCGTATTCCTCGCTTTTGAGAAGGATCTGAAGGAGATCTGGAAGATGCAGCCCTGGATCGGCATTGCCATCCTGGCTGCTCTCTCCCTGCCATGGCTTCTGGCCTTGTGGCACCAAGGGGGGGGACCTTATCTTGACGTCTTTCTTCTCAAGAACAACCTCCTGAGGTTCCTTCCCGGAGGAACCTCAGGACACCACAAGCCGTTCTATTACTATTTCACCCACCTTCCGGGGAGTTTTCTACCCTGGAGCATCCTCCTGGTGCCGGTGCTCTATCGATCCTTTGGCAGGAGCCAGGGCTCCCCTGCTCCATCCGGCCCGGGGCTCCTCTTTATGAAATGCTGGTCTGTCAGCGGTTTCGCCCTTCTGAGCCTGGCTTCAACCAAGCGAGGAATCTATCTTTTGCCCATTCTCGCCCCCTTTTCGATCCTCACGGCCTTGTGGATCGAGAGCATCCTTCGATCGAGACCGCCTTCCAGGGGAGAGAGAATCTTCCTCTGGGGCCTGGCCCTGGTTCTCCTCGGCGCAGGGCTGGTGCTCGGTCCTATGACCTTCTACCTCTCCAGTGAGATGGGTTTCCTCTGGGCGGCCCATGCGGTTCTGGTCATCGGCCTTTCCGGTGTGACCCTCAAATTCCTCCGGAAAGCCGAGATGGACCGATTCTGGATCGGTACCCACGGTACGGTGCTTGCCCTCTTGATCTTCGTCCTCTTATGGATCCTTCCGCCGGTGGACCGCTACAAGAGTTTTGCTTCCTTCTGCCGCGAGGTCAAGGAGGCTGTGGGGGCTGATACCCCTCTTTACGGGTATAAACCCGATGAGACCCTCAGGGGGGTTGTCCCTTTCTACACGGGGAGGTATATAGAAGAGATAGGTGACGATCGTGTTCTTGCGGATACTCTCAGCAGGGAGGATCCGGTATTTGTCGTCGCCATGGACAAGAGGGGTGTCCGCGAGAGGGAGATTTTCTCCAGTGGAAGAGTTTACCTCCTGCTCGATCGCAAGGTAGGCGACAGGCGTACCTGCCTGCTCTTTACAAACAGAAAGAACCGGGGTGTAAAGAAGGATTCGTCATGGATCGAGACAACCGTTTCGGAGAGACCGTAG